TGAGATATCTTTTAGAAGGTTTAAAAGTTATAACTTCTGAAAATGTACTCCTAAAGTGTAACCAAGCAACTACTCCAGCCGTTTTTGTGCCACAAGATAATCTCAATTCTTTTACTTATCTAGTCATGCCTGTTCAGGTTCGTTCTTAATTTGAAATTACCTAAAGAAATTTTATTAAGTGAATTACTGAATTATAGTGTTAAGGGTAATATGGTCCTTAATTACGGAAATGGAGAAAATGTTTGGATGCATCCTCCAGTTCATCGAATCCTAGGATGGTATTCGCGTCCCTCAAATTTCGATTTAAAAAGAAATGTCTGGCGGTTAAATCAAATAAGTCAAATAATTGATTCCGAAATTTATGTCAAAGGTGATCCAGCCATTTCTGATTTAGCAACTTTAAATAGATTCCCAACTTTAATAGATGCTAATTTGATAAATATTAATGGCTCAAAAATAGGAGTCATTGCAGATTTTTTATTTGAAATAAAAACGGGTAATATTAAATATTATTTAGTGTCTCGATCAAATCCTAATATTCCAGGTTCTAGTAGATGGAAATTAAATATTGAAAATATTACTGATCAACAACCTGGTTTAGTTTTTTGTGAGGTCAATTCTTTAGATGATTTACTTATATTAAAATCAAGTTTTAAAAATGAATTTTTGCAAAAAGGAAAAAAAATTTTTGATAGATTTGATGATATGAAAAATTTAGCCTCAAATAGATTAGAGGATTGGCTTGAAGAAGATGAAGATATTAGCCAAAACTTAGATTTTAAACAAAAAAGTTTTTATAATAATGACAGAACATCTATACCGTTTAGTGAAAAAAAAGAAGATGACCCTTGGATATAAATAATGATAAATCAAGAAAATAATGATCTATATGATCTTAATGAAGCACTACAGGTTGAAAATTTAACACTTAATGATTTCGAAGAAATTTGCAAAAGATTAAAGAGAAAACCTAATAGAACGGAATTAGGCATGTTTGGCGTTATGTGGTCAGAACATTGTTGTTATCGAAATTCAAAACCTTTACTATCTAAGTTTCCCACTAAAGGTAAAAATGTTTTAGTTGGACCCGGAGAAAATGCTGGCGTTATTGATGTTGGAAATAATCAAAAACTTGTTTTTAAAATAGAAAGTCATAATCATCCTTCTGCTATTGAACCTTTTCAAGGCGCAGCTACAGGTGTAGGAGGAATTTTAAGAGATATATTTACAATGGGTGCAAGGCCAATTGCAGTCTTGAATTCATTGAGATTTGGCAACCTTGATAAATCATCAAATGTTGATTTACTACGAGGAGTTGTATCTGGTATTTCACATTATGGAAATTGCGTGGGCGTGCCGACTGTTGGAGGTGAAATTGACTTCGATGATAGTTACTCTGGAAATCCTCTAGTGAATGTTATGGCTTTAGGACTTTTAGAAACAGAGGAAATTGTTTGTTCTGGAGCTAAAAATGTAGGATCACCAGTGTTATATGTTGGTAATACAACTGGCAGAGATGGAGTTGGTGGTGCTAGTTTTGCCAGTTCAGAATTAACTACAACTTCATTGGATGATAGACCTGCAGTTCAGGTAGGTGATCCATTTGTTGAGAAAAGTCTTATTGAAGCTTGTTTGGATGCTTTCAAGACAGGGGATGTCATTGCAGCTCAAGATATGGGTGCTGCAGGTTTAACATGTAGTAGTGCAGAAATGGCCGCAAATGGAAATTTAGGGATAGCTATTGATTTAGATTTGGTTCCTTCTAGAGAAGATGATATGTCCCCATACCAATATTTATTATCTGAATCGCAAGAAAGAATGTTGTTTGTCGTTAAAGAAGAAAAAATTAATGATCTTATTGAAAAATTTAAAAAATGGGGATTATATGCCAGTATTATTGGTGAAGTTATAGAAACTAATGAGGTAATTATTTCTCATAAAGGTAAAATTGTGGCTCAGATACCTACTTCTGCTTTATCTGATGATACTCCCGTAAATTTTCACAATGTGATTAATAATCCTCCCGATGATCTTTTAAATAAATGGGAATGGAAAGAAAATGATTTGCCAGAAATTCATGAGCAAAAAATATTTTCATTGAAGGAAAATAAGAATTTTTCTTTTTCAGAAATCATTTTAAAACTACTCTCTAATCCATCAATAGCTTCTAAACGATGGATTTATAAACAATATGATTCTCAAGTTCAGGCAAATACAGTTTTTAAACCTGGAAAATCAGATGCAGCCGTAGTAAGACTAAGGGAACAAAATAAAAAAAATAAAAGCAAAGTATTTTCTGGTGTCGCTGCTTCAGTTGATTGTAATAGTAGATGGGTTGCTCTTGATCCTTTTAGAGGATCTATCGCTGCCGTTGCAGAGTCCGCTAGAAATGTTAGTTGTGTTGGTGCTGAACCAGTAGCAATTACAAATAATTTAAATTTTTCTTCCCCTGAGAATGAAATAGGATATTGGCAACTCTCATCTTCATGTAATGGAATTGCTGAAGCTTGTAAAGCTTTAGAAACTCCTGTTACAGGAGGTAATGTATCTTTATATAATGAATCTAAAAATAAAGAAAATCTAATTACTCCTATCAATCCTACTCCTGTTATTGGAATGGTTGGAAAGATTGATAATGTTGAAAAAGCTATAAGTAGTGAATGGAAAAATATTGATGATCAAATCTGGTTAATTGGTTCTTCCAAATCTGAAATAAAAATTGCAGCTAGTTCTTATCTTGAATATTTTCATGGAGAAATTACAGGTCGGCCTCCAAAAATAGATTTGTTTGATGAAAAGTTTTGCCAGAGTTTTTTAAGAAATGCGATTTTAAACAGTCTAGTAGTTTCTTCTCACGATATAAGCGACGGAGGTTTAGCTATAGCTTTAGCAGAGTCTTGTATTTTGTCCTCAAAGGGTGCAAATATAGAATTAGAGAAAGATTTAAATAGAGTTGATAATTTATTGTTTGCCGAAGGGGGGTCAAGAATTATTTTTTCAATTAGTAAAATGAAAGAAAATGAATGGTTTAATTATTTAAAACAAAATCAAATAAATTTCCCATCAAGTGTTTATCTAAAAAAAATAGGATATGTATCTAGTGACACGCTGAAGATAAAAATCAACGAAAAAAATATTTGCAATATTAGGGTTGAGGAATTAACCGAAAAATTTAATAATAGTATTTCAGATTACTTTTAAACATGAAAAACATTTCTCAACTATTAACCAATTTAAGATATTAGGTTATGTGCGGAATAGTTGGAATCGTTTCTTCAAATGATGTAAATCAACAAATTTACGATAGTCTTTTGCTTTTGCAGCATAGAGGTCAAGACTCAACAGGTATAGCAACAATGGAAAATACTGTTTTTCATATACATAAGGTTAAAGGTCAGGTTAATACTGCTTATAGAACTAGAGATATGAGGAATTTAATTGGCAAAATTGGATTGGGTCATGTTAGGTATGCAACAAAGGGATCAGCAGAAAGTGTAGAAGAAGCACAGCCTTTTTATGTTAATGCTCCTTATGGAATTGTTTTGATACATAATGGAAATTTGACGAATACCAGAGATTTAGAAAAACAGTTATTTAATGTCGACAAGCGGCATACAAATTCTTCAAGTGATACTGAAATGTTGTTAAATGTATTTGCGACAGAATTACAAGAACAAATTCATAATCAAAAATTAGAGCCTGATATTATTTTTAATGCGGTCAAATCTTTACATAAAAGAATTCAGGGGTCATATGCTTCAATTGCGTTAATTTCAGGACATGGTTTATTAGCATTTAGAGATCCTTTTGGTATTAGGCCTTTAGTCATAGGGAAAAGACTTTCATTAACTACAAAAAAAGAAGAATGGATGGTTGCAAGCGAATCTTTAGTACTTGAGAATAATGATTATGAAGTAGTGAGAGATGTAGATCCAGGAGAAGCTGTTTTTATAAATCTTGATGGGGAGTTTTTCTCTAAGCAATGTTCTGAAAATCCAATGTTATTTCCCTGTGCTTTTGAATATGTTTACTTAGCTAGGCCAGATTCAATTATGAATGGAATTTCAGTCTATAAAGCTCGTCTAAAGATGGGAGATTATTTAGCAGAAACAATAAAAGAAACGATCAATTCTGGAGATATTGATGTAGTTATGCCTATTCCTGATTCTTCTCGACCCGCGGCAATGCAAGTTGCAAGACAGTTAGGGATAGAATATAGGGAAGGTTTTTTTAAAAACAGATATGTTGGCAGAACATTCATAATGCCCGGTCAGCAGAAACGTAAGAAATCTGTGAGGCAAAAATTAAATGCCATGAGTGCAGAGTTTAAAAATAAAAATGTATTAATTGTTGATGACTCGATAGTAAGAGGTACTACTTCAAAAGAAATTGTCCAGATGGCTAAAGATGCTGGAGCAAATAAAGTTTTTTTCACATCAGCAGCGCCTCCTGTTCGTTATCCTCACGTTTATGGAATTAATATGCCTAATAGAGATGAATTAATAGCTCATAATAGGACAATAAGTGAAATCGCCGATAAACTTGAAATTGATAACCTTGTTTATCAAAGTGTTGAAAGTTTGCGTAAATCTATAATTGGTGATTCTTCTATTAAAGGTTTAGAGATGAGTTGTTTTACTGGTGATTATGTAACTGGAACAGTAAATCAAGAATACTTAAATTGGGTTGAAAACGAATATAAATCTTAGTCGAGAAAGTTTTCAAGTCGGAAACAATTTTCAAGGTATTCATCATTATCTAATTTTAAAAAATCAATTAAAAAGTTTGATTTCTTGGATTTGAAGTTTAATTTATTTAGGTCTAATCTTGCAGATTTATTTTTATTAGTTTCAATATCAAGGTAATGGTTACTTGCCATTATTTTGAGGAAGTAATCGTTTTTAAGTTGGGTTTTTTCATTCAAATATCCCAAACTGTATTCATTTGAGCAGTAAATTTCATTACTATTTATACAAAAGATTCTTCCTTGCTTAGAGATTAAAAAAATATTTTCTCCATCATTAAACGTACAACAAGAAACGATTTTTTCAGATGGTAAAAGTTTTGCAATTATTAATCCTTGGGATTGTTTAGAAGTTGGTGTTAAAAATTTGTTTGATAAATTAAATTTAAAAATTCTTCCTATCGAGGTTAATATTATTAAATCTTTTTTTTCATTTGAAATAAAAGAATCAATTGTTTTTAAATTATTTTTTAATTTTGTAATAGTGAAAGATCTATTGCTTTTAATCATATCTTCATCAAATAAAACTTTTTTAAACCTTCCATCTGAATTTAATATGCATAAATAATTTCTAATTTCTTTTTTAATTGAATGAAAATTTATTATTTCGCTAGGATGAATATTCCCAATAATTTTATTATCTAATTTATAGTCTTTATTAATATTTGATTCCCAATCTATGTGAAATACTTTTCCCGTATTAGTGATTCCAATTAACTTTATATTTTTTTCAATATTACATATAAATTTTTGAATATTTTTATTATCTATGATTTTATTTACAACCTCAAATGATTTCTTGTAATGACCTAAAATCATCTTTTTTAAATAAAGTCTATTGTCTATGTATAATTTTGTTTTTTTATTTATAAAGTCCTCTAATATCTGATTATTAAGCGTTTCTAATTCTTCATTTTGATTTATATTTTTAATTATTTTTGTTTTACGTATAACATTGTATTTTTTCTTCAATATTAATAATTCTTCTATAAGTAATTCAAGTAATAATTCTCTTTCATTCAATAATTTTTGAAAATAATTCTTTTTTTCTAATAAATTTTTTATATCGTTATCAATTTGATTTTTTTCCAGATTTGTTAATTTTTTTAGCGGCATATCCAAAACTGAATTTGCCTGTTTTTCACTTAAGAAAAAATTTTCTACTAATTTTGATCTAGCTTGTACAGAATTTTCTGATTCTTCAATAATGGCGATAACTTTTTTTATATTTTTTGTAGCTTTTGATAAACCTTCTGATATTTCAAGTTTATCAAGAGTGTTTTTTAAAAAATAAAAAGTTCTTTTTCTAATTGTTTCTTCTCTAAATTCAAGAAAATAGTTGAGATATTTTTTTAGATTTAGTTGTACAGGTTTGCCTTTAATTAAAGCTAAGAATATTGCGCCAAAGTTTGTTTGGAGAGTTGTTTTTTTATATAAATTAGAAATAACAAGTTCAGAATTAGAATCTTTTTTTAGTTCTATTACAATTCTCATTCCATCTCTGTCGCTCTCATCCCTAATATCAGAAATCCCAATAATCTTGCCTGAATTCACAAGTTCTGCGAGTTTTTCAATCCAACCTGCTTTATTAATTTGGTAAGGCAGTTCAGTAATGATTATTGCATTCTTTTTATGTTTCCCTTTGCCTAAATTTACTTCTTCTGTATTTACAACTCCTCTTATTGTTATTGATCCTTTTCCCGTTTGATAAAGTTCTTCTATTGCACGACTATAAATTAATTCTCCGCCTGTAGGAAAATCAGGTCCTTTGATAATATTAGAAAGTTTTTTATCACTAATATCTTTATTTTTAACTAAGGCAACTAAACCATCTACAATCTCGCCTAGATTGTGAGGTGGAATATTTGTTGCCATACCAACAGCAATACCTGATGAGCCGTTCAGCAATAAAAATGGAAGCTGCGCTGGAAGAACATCTGGTTCTTTTTGAGAACCGTCAAAGTTATTTGAAAATTTTACTGTTTCTGATGCAATTTCTTCAAGAAATCCTTTATGAGCTATTGGAGCTAATCTTGTCTCAGTATATCTCATTGCTGCCGGCGGATCATTATCCACAGATCCAAAATTTCCATGACCGTCAAGAGTAGGATATTTTGTGGAGAAATTTTGTACTAGCTTTACTAATGCATCATATACTGCTTGATCACCATGAGGATGGTATTTCCCAAGTACATCTCCTACAACACGAGCACACTTTCTAAATGGTTTATCAGGTGTTAAACCTAATTCGTACATCGCAAATATGATTCTTCTTTGTACAGGTTTAAGACCGTCTCTTGCATCAGGCAATGCTCGTCCAACTATGACGCTCATTGCATACTCCAAATAAGAACGTTGCATTTCTTCTTGAAGCGAGATGGAAGTGAAGTTTTTCTTATCCATTTGAGCGCAAAATTGAATAATTAGTAATTAACTAAATTAAGACTAATAGGTAAAACAATAATTACCAGTATTGAACATTAAGATGATTCACTTATTTTGGATTTTGCAAGCATTACATCATTTTTTAGTTGTTCATTTTGTAAAAGAATTTCTGTAGAGACTTGTAATTTTTCGCCCCATAACTGTTCTTTTCTATAGTCATAATTCACATATTTGGGATCTTTAGCTAAAGCTTTTTTTGCTAGCTGGATTGCTAATTTAGGATCATTAATTCTTACGCATGAGGCTAATCCTAGTAATGGTTCCGCATTTTCCTGAATTGAGATTGCACTTTTAAATAATTTGATTGATAAATTTATATTGTTTTTCTCAAAATAAGCTAAACCTTGATTATTTATAGCTTGCCAGAAATCAGGTTTTATTTTTACTGATTTATCAAACAATTTGATAGCTCCCAAGTAATTTTTTTCCATCAATAAAATATTTCCTAATTGAAAAATAGCTTTGTGATTATTGGGTTCTATCTTTACTACTTTTTCTAAAGCACTTTTTGCCTTTGATTGTTGGGAAATTTTTAAGTAAATATTACTTTTGGCAAAATATATTTCACTAATATTTGAATTTATCTTTTCTGCTTTATTAAGAGAATTTAATGCATTTTTGTATTGCTTGTTAGCTATTTGTGCTTCAGCCAAAATTAACCATAGTTTTTCATCTTTCGAATTTATTTTTACAGCTAATTTGGCTAAGTTAAGACTATCTTTATATTGTCCAAAATAAAGTAGTTGATATGCATTATTGCCAATATATGAACTTTGCTTTTGTAAATTTTTTATAGTCGGGAAATAATAGTAGGGAACTATTGCTTGAACTGTTTTTATTTGAAGAGAGTAAAAACAGATAAAGGAGATCCAGATTATTTTTTTTAAAAACTTATTCATATTTTTATCTTTTTGTTATTTATATTTGCTTGTATGTTTCTTTTCCACATCCATGGTTTAATTCTTTTTAAGGTGGTTCCTTTAAGATTTTCTTGCCATGTTTTATTGTCCCAATTGAGGGATTCAATATTAAGATTGTTAATCCATTCTTTCGGTGTAGTTTCAAAATTATTGTTATATGGTACTGATTTATTCCATGGACATACATCTTGACAAATATCACATCCTGCAACCCATCCACTTAAATTTTTCTCTATTTTTTTTGGAATAGTTTTATCTCTGTTCTCTATTGTGTGATATGCAATGCATAGATCTGACTGAATCACAAAGGGTTCCACGATTGCCTTTGTGGGACAATGTTCAATACATTTTTCACATTTTCCGCAAAGTGATTGATGAGGTTTATCTGGTATTAAATCTTTTGTGAGAATCATAAAACCCAAAGTCAACCAAGAACCATTTGTTTTGCTTATTAAATTACTATTTTTACCTATCCAACCAATCCCAGCCTCCTCTGCCCATGCTTTTTCAAGAAGCGGAGAGGTATCAACACATATTTTCCATTTGCAATCAGGGATTTCTAGGTTAATCCACTTACCAATATTTTTTAATTTTTTGTGAATTACTTTATGATAATCCTCACCCTGGCTAAATTTAGCCACCTTGAGGAAATTATTGTTATTGTTTTGTGAATTAATGTAAGTAAATCCAACGCTCAAAATACTTTTTGCATTTTCAAAAAGTGAGCCTATATTTTTTCTTTTTTCTGCCTCCATCCATTTCATTTCAGCATGGTAGTTATTTGATAACCATCTTTCTAATGCATTAGTTCTTAATTTTAAGCGCGAACTACCTGGTATTGAAGCTAATCCAGCAACTGTAAAACCCTCAAAAATAGCTCGTTCTTTTAATTTTTTACTTATTTCTTTTTTGTTTTGAATGTTATCAATCATTTCTTTTTTCTTTATAGCATTTCCTGTAAAAGTTATTTTGGAGAAAAACTTATAAATAAATTAGATATATTTAAGAAAAATATATCCTAACTTAGTAAAAACAGTTAAATTATTAGTAAAGTTAATATAGTTAATACATTATTTTGGTTGAATCTAATCAAAATCAAGATTCGAATTTGGGATCTAGGCTTCAACAAGATCTCAAAAATGATCTTATTGCGGGTTTGTTAGTTGTAATTCCTTTAGCAACAACAATCTGGCTGTCATCATTAGTTAGTAAATTTGTTTTAACTTTAGTTACTTCAGTTCCAAAGCAACTAAATCCTTTTATTACTTTAAATCCCTTATTACAAGATTTAATCAATCTAACCTTAGGTTTAACTGTTCCTTTATTAGCTATTTTGCTTATAGGCTTGATGGCGAGAAATTTTGTAGGAAGATGGTTATTAGAGTTTGGAGAGGGTACCCTATCAAAAATTCCAGTAGCTGGAGCCGTTTATAAAACTCTTAAACAATTGCTAGAAACTTTCTTAAGTAATAAATCTAATAGATTTAGAAGAGTTGTTTTAGTTGAATATCCTCGTGAGGGATTATATAGTGTTGGCTTTGTAACTGGTGACGTAGGGCCTTCCCTACAGCCAGAATTGAAAGAAAAGTTACTTAGTGTTTTTATCCCTACAGCACCAAACCCAACTACTGGTTGGTATACACTCGTTCCTGAGTCTTCTGTTAAGGATTTGGATATTTCGGTTGAAGATGCTTTTAGAACAATAATTTCTGCTGGGATAGTAAATCCAGATGAAAAAAATAACACGACAAATCCAACATTTTCAAAATTGTTTTCTCAATTACGAGCTTCCACTAATACTTCCTCTTAATTGATGCATAATAGATCCCTTTCTAGAGAATTATCTTTAATTTCTCTTGGTCTTATAAAAGATAAAGGTAATTTTAAGTTAAATAAATTTCAGATAGAAGAAATTTTTGAATCTGCTTTGGATTCTCTTTTAAACCATTGCAGAGAGGAATTAGATAATTGCGAGTCAGAGTTAGAGAATGCTTCACAAAAAATATTAGATAGTGAATTACAAGAAGGTGTTGATTCCTCTTATTCAAATGTTCGAGATGATTTAAAAAAATCTTTAAAAAAAATTGAAACCGTGATGAATACACTTTCTGTTACTTTAGACTTTCCAAAATTAATTGTTTCCAGCGGTCAAATAGATATTAGAGAGGATGTAAATCAAAGGATTTGTAATATAATAAATAATCTTAAAAGTATTGATTCTGATATTGATCAAGTAATGGATGGCTGGAGATTAAAAAGATTACCAAGAATTGATAGGGATATTTTGCGTTTAGCCTACGTGGATATCAATTTTTTGAACACACCTGTCGCCGTTGCTTGCGATGAGGCTGTTAATTTAGCTAATAAATATAGTGATTTGCAAGGAAGAAAATTTATTAATGGAGTTTTAAGGAGATTACAAACAATTTAATTGTCATAATTATTTGATATAAATAAATAGTATTTAGAAAATTTTAATTACGGACAATAGATAATAATGACTAATACTGATTCTGATAATTCTCGTGAATGGGCTGCACAAGCTTATGCGCTTTTAAAAAAACGACAGGAAGAACAAAAGCAAGAATTAGAGAAACAGGAAGAGCAAAAGCAAGAATTAGAGAAACAGGAAGAACAAAAGCAAGAATTAGAGAAACAGGAAGAACAAAAGCAAGATTCAATTGATATTCCTAATAAAGAAAATATTGATGAACAGTCTAAAACTATTGCTGAACCAGAATTAGGAGAATTTGATGATAATTTTACTTGGTCGGCAATGGTATTAGCTGCTCAAGGAAAAAAATTAAATCAAATATCGATTGATGAAATTGATTGGTTAACTAAATTACGGAGAGGATTAGAAGAAACCCGCAAAGGATTTGTTACTGAATTATTGGATAAATTGGGAGATGATCCTCTTACTCCTGAATCTCTTGATGATTTAGAGACTCTATTAATAAGAGCTGATGTAGGGATTGATTCAACCGATAAAGTTATAAGTTCTCTTAGAACAAAATTAAATGAGGAAGTCGTGGGTGGAGAAGCAGGAATAAAATTTTTGAAGAAGGAATTAAAATTAATTATCGATAAACCAATAAAAAATTCGGGTTCTGATCTTTTAGTTCCCCAAAAAGGTAAATTAAATGTCTGGTTATTAGTGGGAGTTAATGGTGTTGGTAAAACCACTACAT
The Prochlorococcus marinus XMU1405 genome window above contains:
- a CDS encoding PRC-barrel domain-containing protein; the protein is MKLPKEILLSELLNYSVKGNMVLNYGNGENVWMHPPVHRILGWYSRPSNFDLKRNVWRLNQISQIIDSEIYVKGDPAISDLATLNRFPTLIDANLININGSKIGVIADFLFEIKTGNIKYYLVSRSNPNIPGSSRWKLNIENITDQQPGLVFCEVNSLDDLLILKSSFKNEFLQKGKKIFDRFDDMKNLASNRLEDWLEEDEDISQNLDFKQKSFYNNDRTSIPFSEKKEDDPWI
- a CDS encoding DNA gyrase/topoisomerase IV subunit A; amino-acid sequence: MDKKNFTSISLQEEMQRSYLEYAMSVIVGRALPDARDGLKPVQRRIIFAMYELGLTPDKPFRKCARVVGDVLGKYHPHGDQAVYDALVKLVQNFSTKYPTLDGHGNFGSVDNDPPAAMRYTETRLAPIAHKGFLEEIASETVKFSNNFDGSQKEPDVLPAQLPFLLLNGSSGIAVGMATNIPPHNLGEIVDGLVALVKNKDISDKKLSNIIKGPDFPTGGELIYSRAIEELYQTGKGSITIRGVVNTEEVNLGKGKHKKNAIIITELPYQINKAGWIEKLAELVNSGKIIGISDIRDESDRDGMRIVIELKKDSNSELVISNLYKKTTLQTNFGAIFLALIKGKPVQLNLKKYLNYFLEFREETIRKRTFYFLKNTLDKLEISEGLSKATKNIKKVIAIIEESENSVQARSKLVENFFLSEKQANSVLDMPLKKLTNLEKNQIDNDIKNLLEKKNYFQKLLNERELLLELLIEELLILKKKYNVIRKTKIIKNINQNEELETLNNQILEDFINKKTKLYIDNRLYLKKMILGHYKKSFEVVNKIIDNKNIQKFICNIEKNIKLIGITNTGKVFHIDWESNINKDYKLDNKIIGNIHPSEIINFHSIKKEIRNYLCILNSDGRFKKVLFDEDMIKSNRSFTITKLKNNLKTIDSFISNEKKDLIILTSIGRIFKFNLSNKFLTPTSKQSQGLIIAKLLPSEKIVSCCTFNDGENIFLISKQGRIFCINSNEIYCSNEYSLGYLNEKTQLKNDYFLKIMASNHYLDIETNKNKSARLDLNKLNFKSKKSNFLIDFLKLDNDEYLENCFRLENFLD
- the ftsY gene encoding signal recognition particle-docking protein FtsY, which codes for MTNTDSDNSREWAAQAYALLKKRQEEQKQELEKQEEQKQELEKQEEQKQELEKQEEQKQDSIDIPNKENIDEQSKTIAEPELGEFDDNFTWSAMVLAAQGKKLNQISIDEIDWLTKLRRGLEETRKGFVTELLDKLGDDPLTPESLDDLETLLIRADVGIDSTDKVISSLRTKLNEEVVGGEAGIKFLKKELKLIIDKPIKNSGSDLLVPQKGKLNVWLLVGVNGVGKTTTLGKLAYLSSKSNYKTLIAAADTFRAAAVEQLKVWGDRSNVDVISNQSKNADPAAVVFDAINSAKKRNVDLLLVDTAGRLQTKNNLMDELAKIKKIIDKKVPDALVESLLVLDASQGQNGLKQAKSFAKSADLSGAIITKLDGTSRGGVSLAVSEEVNLPIRFIGAGEGIKDLRPFNSYEFVEAMLADK
- a CDS encoding tetratricopeptide repeat protein — its product is MNKFLKKIIWISFICFYSLQIKTVQAIVPYYYFPTIKNLQKQSSYIGNNAYQLLYFGQYKDSLNLAKLAVKINSKDEKLWLILAEAQIANKQYKNALNSLNKAEKINSNISEIYFAKSNIYLKISQQSKAKSALEKVVKIEPNNHKAIFQLGNILLMEKNYLGAIKLFDKSVKIKPDFWQAINNQGLAYFEKNNINLSIKLFKSAISIQENAEPLLGLASCVRINDPKLAIQLAKKALAKDPKYVNYDYRKEQLWGEKLQVSTEILLQNEQLKNDVMLAKSKISESS
- a CDS encoding DUF502 domain-containing protein, with the translated sequence MVESNQNQDSNLGSRLQQDLKNDLIAGLLVVIPLATTIWLSSLVSKFVLTLVTSVPKQLNPFITLNPLLQDLINLTLGLTVPLLAILLIGLMARNFVGRWLLEFGEGTLSKIPVAGAVYKTLKQLLETFLSNKSNRFRRVVLVEYPREGLYSVGFVTGDVGPSLQPELKEKLLSVFIPTAPNPTTGWYTLVPESSVKDLDISVEDAFRTIISAGIVNPDEKNNTTNPTFSKLFSQLRASTNTSS
- the nusB gene encoding transcription antitermination factor NusB — protein: MHNRSLSRELSLISLGLIKDKGNFKLNKFQIEEIFESALDSLLNHCREELDNCESELENASQKILDSELQEGVDSSYSNVRDDLKKSLKKIETVMNTLSVTLDFPKLIVSSGQIDIREDVNQRICNIINNLKSIDSDIDQVMDGWRLKRLPRIDRDILRLAYVDINFLNTPVAVACDEAVNLANKYSDLQGRKFINGVLRRLQTI
- the queG gene encoding tRNA epoxyqueuosine(34) reductase QueG yields the protein MIDNIQNKKEISKKLKERAIFEGFTVAGLASIPGSSRLKLRTNALERWLSNNYHAEMKWMEAEKRKNIGSLFENAKSILSVGFTYINSQNNNNNFLKVAKFSQGEDYHKVIHKKLKNIGKWINLEIPDCKWKICVDTSPLLEKAWAEEAGIGWIGKNSNLISKTNGSWLTLGFMILTKDLIPDKPHQSLCGKCEKCIEHCPTKAIVEPFVIQSDLCIAYHTIENRDKTIPKKIEKNLSGWVAGCDICQDVCPWNKSVPYNNNFETTPKEWINNLNIESLNWDNKTWQENLKGTTLKRIKPWMWKRNIQANINNKKIKI
- the purF gene encoding amidophosphoribosyltransferase, which encodes MCGIVGIVSSNDVNQQIYDSLLLLQHRGQDSTGIATMENTVFHIHKVKGQVNTAYRTRDMRNLIGKIGLGHVRYATKGSAESVEEAQPFYVNAPYGIVLIHNGNLTNTRDLEKQLFNVDKRHTNSSSDTEMLLNVFATELQEQIHNQKLEPDIIFNAVKSLHKRIQGSYASIALISGHGLLAFRDPFGIRPLVIGKRLSLTTKKEEWMVASESLVLENNDYEVVRDVDPGEAVFINLDGEFFSKQCSENPMLFPCAFEYVYLARPDSIMNGISVYKARLKMGDYLAETIKETINSGDIDVVMPIPDSSRPAAMQVARQLGIEYREGFFKNRYVGRTFIMPGQQKRKKSVRQKLNAMSAEFKNKNVLIVDDSIVRGTTSKEIVQMAKDAGANKVFFTSAAPPVRYPHVYGINMPNRDELIAHNRTISEIADKLEIDNLVYQSVESLRKSIIGDSSIKGLEMSCFTGDYVTGTVNQEYLNWVENEYKS
- the purL gene encoding phosphoribosylformylglycinamidine synthase subunit PurL, which produces MINQENNDLYDLNEALQVENLTLNDFEEICKRLKRKPNRTELGMFGVMWSEHCCYRNSKPLLSKFPTKGKNVLVGPGENAGVIDVGNNQKLVFKIESHNHPSAIEPFQGAATGVGGILRDIFTMGARPIAVLNSLRFGNLDKSSNVDLLRGVVSGISHYGNCVGVPTVGGEIDFDDSYSGNPLVNVMALGLLETEEIVCSGAKNVGSPVLYVGNTTGRDGVGGASFASSELTTTSLDDRPAVQVGDPFVEKSLIEACLDAFKTGDVIAAQDMGAAGLTCSSAEMAANGNLGIAIDLDLVPSREDDMSPYQYLLSESQERMLFVVKEEKINDLIEKFKKWGLYASIIGEVIETNEVIISHKGKIVAQIPTSALSDDTPVNFHNVINNPPDDLLNKWEWKENDLPEIHEQKIFSLKENKNFSFSEIILKLLSNPSIASKRWIYKQYDSQVQANTVFKPGKSDAAVVRLREQNKKNKSKVFSGVAASVDCNSRWVALDPFRGSIAAVAESARNVSCVGAEPVAITNNLNFSSPENEIGYWQLSSSCNGIAEACKALETPVTGGNVSLYNESKNKENLITPINPTPVIGMVGKIDNVEKAISSEWKNIDDQIWLIGSSKSEIKIAASSYLEYFHGEITGRPPKIDLFDEKFCQSFLRNAILNSLVVSSHDISDGGLAIALAESCILSSKGANIELEKDLNRVDNLLFAEGGSRIIFSISKMKENEWFNYLKQNQINFPSSVYLKKIGYVSSDTLKIKINEKNICNIRVEELTEKFNNSISDYF